In the genome of Methanobrevibacter millerae, the window GAACCTCCCCGACCTTTTAGAGGTCGGGGATTCCTAGATTTTTTTTGCTTAATAGTCTATTAAGTCTGAACTAGGCTATCCCCGTCGCACCAACGGTTCAGTATATTAATTGCGGCATTTACATCCCTATCAAGTATTTTTCCACATTTCGGACACATCCATTCCCGTTCTTTTACATCCAAATCTTCATTGATGTGTTGGCAGTGGTGGCATGTTTTGCTTGTATTTTTTGCGTTTGTGAATTGTACACCGTCTGCTTCGGGTTTGTAGAGTTGGAATTTATCTTTAAGTCTTTGTATGAATCTCGATAGAGGAAATATCATGTTTTGCTCTC includes:
- a CDS encoding zinc ribbon domain-containing protein → EQNMIFPLSRFIQRLKDKFQLYKPEADGVQFTNAKNTSKTCHHCQHINEDLDVKEREWMCPKCGKILDRDVNAAINILNRWCDGDSLVQT